Proteins from a single region of Hydra vulgaris chromosome 12, alternate assembly HydraT2T_AEP:
- the LOC136088260 gene encoding uncharacterized protein LOC136088260, which yields MNPPMNKNCYNDTLHIMLDVYQSLVDKSMSNAANELLSINETSKDIICGFDGSWQKRGYTSNNGLVTAVAVENGKCVDYEIETKTCKLCSIWELKKYTHHEEYNDFHSLHYKKCKISHTGSASSMESSGTIKIFLRSEKKNNLRYATFLGDGDSSSYVNVVSAKPYGDFEIKKAECIGHIQKRVGTRLRNLKKQNKETLCDGKKLGGAGRLTEHVINTLQNYYGKAIRQNVGNLYGMKKSVAASDKLTGKISYKENICIPAAVCNTIKPIFIDLGSDKLLEKCLHGKTQNPNESLNQLIWKRCPKDIFIERTALSIEVASAVLNFNEGQQFLNKLFNELGMEFGVNAQNYCLRKDNKRIIKAEKQCSTKVKSRRKKLRAIKKGFCDQNEELEGVTYKSGEF from the exons ATGAACCCTccaatgaataaaaactgctaTAATGACACATTGCACATAATGTTGGATGTCTATCAAAGTTTGGTTGACAAAAGCATGTCAAATGCAGCAAATGAGTTACTATCAATCAATGAAACATCTAAAGATATTATTTGTGGGTTTGATGGATCATGGCAGAAACGTGGATACACCTCAAACAATGGATTAGTAACAGCTGTTGCTGTAGAAAATGGTAAGTGTGTTGATTACgaaatagaaacaaaaacttgTAAGTTGTGTTCTATATGGGAGTTAAAAAAGTACACACATCATGAAGAATATAATGATTTTCACTCCTTACATTATAAAAAGTGCAAAATCAGTCATACCGGTTCAGCCTCCTCTATGGAATCAAGtggtacaataaaaatatttttgcgttctgaaaaaaaaaataatttgagatATGCAACGTTTCTAGGAGATGGAGATAGCAGTTCATATGTTAATGTCGTTTCTGCAAAACCTTATGgagattttgaaataaaaaaagcagaGTGCATTGGGCATATTCAAAAACGTGTTGGTACTAgattaagaaacttaaaaaaacaaaataaagaaactttatGTGATGGCAAAAAGTTAGGAGGAGCAGGTCGCTTAACAGAACATGTTATAAATacattgcaaaattattatGGTAAGGCAATAAGGCAAAACGTTGGAAATTTATATGGAATGAAAAAGAGTGTTGCAGCT TCTGACAAACTGACTGGCAAAATttcatataaagaaaatatttgtattccCGCTGCTGTCTGCAACACCATCAAACCAATATTTATAGACCTTGGTTCCGATAAACTTcttgaaaaatgtttgcatGGAAAAACGCAGAATCCCAATGAGTCTTTAAACCAGTTGATATGGAAGCGATGCccaaaagatatatttattgaaagaaCTGCTCTAAGTATAGAAGTAGCCTCAGCTGTACTAAATTTTAATGAAGGGCAGCAgttcttaaataaattgtttaatgagCTTGGAATGGAATTCGGTGTAAATGCGCAAAATTACTGTTTACGTAAAGACAATAAACGAATCATTAAAGCAGAAAAACAATGTAGTACTAAAGTAAAATcaagaagaaaaaagttaagagcaataaaaaaaggtttttgtgaCCAAAATGAAGAACTGGAAGGTGTAACTTATAAAAGTGGTGaattttga